A section of the Leptospira kobayashii genome encodes:
- a CDS encoding ammonium transporter, with translation MFLLLLLFPLMIYGQETQTNVTPEATAPSLDKADTTWMLVSSALVFFMIPGLALFYGGIVRSKNILSTMMHSFVAILVMTLQWTIFGYSFVFSGSNPYFGDFNLAFLEGIDSNTLEGSIPKYVHFLFQGMFALITPALISGAIAERVKLSGYVIFILVWSTLVYDPVAHWVWASNGWLFQLGALDFAGGTVVHLISGIAGLAAALVIGKRKGDPGTLTHPNNMTYTLLGSGLLWFGWFGFNAGSGLAVNGIAARAFLVTLIAPAAAGAVWLLIEWWHTSKATALGAASGIVAGLVVITPASGFVGVQGALIMGILVSPICYAAIYLKGKFGYDDTLDAFGIHGVGGAFGAILTGIFALELAEGVSRGSQIYVQFLSVIATGLYSFVVSYILALAIDRTIGFRIDEEKEISGLDQEIHGEKGYDI, from the coding sequence ATGTTCTTATTGTTATTATTATTTCCGCTGATGATTTACGGGCAAGAAACCCAAACGAATGTTACACCAGAAGCGACTGCGCCAAGTTTGGATAAGGCAGACACAACTTGGATGCTAGTATCTTCCGCTTTAGTATTTTTTATGATTCCGGGACTTGCTTTGTTTTACGGAGGGATCGTTCGGTCCAAAAACATATTATCTACAATGATGCACAGTTTTGTGGCAATTCTAGTGATGACATTGCAATGGACTATCTTCGGGTATAGTTTTGTATTCTCAGGTTCCAATCCTTATTTCGGCGATTTCAATCTGGCATTTCTGGAAGGAATCGATTCCAATACCTTGGAAGGAAGCATTCCCAAATACGTTCATTTTCTATTCCAAGGTATGTTTGCACTTATCACGCCTGCATTGATTTCCGGCGCCATCGCGGAAAGAGTCAAACTTTCAGGATACGTAATATTCATTTTAGTATGGTCTACTCTTGTGTATGATCCGGTCGCTCATTGGGTTTGGGCTTCCAACGGTTGGCTTTTCCAGTTGGGAGCACTTGATTTTGCGGGAGGAACTGTCGTTCATTTGATTTCAGGGATTGCAGGTCTTGCCGCAGCTTTGGTCATTGGCAAAAGAAAAGGAGATCCGGGAACACTCACTCATCCGAATAACATGACTTATACTCTGTTAGGATCGGGATTATTATGGTTCGGTTGGTTCGGATTCAACGCAGGTTCCGGTCTTGCCGTCAATGGAATTGCGGCACGCGCTTTTTTAGTGACTTTGATTGCCCCTGCGGCAGCAGGAGCGGTTTGGTTGCTAATCGAATGGTGGCATACCAGCAAAGCGACTGCGTTAGGTGCTGCCTCCGGAATCGTTGCAGGGCTTGTTGTCATCACACCCGCCTCAGGATTTGTGGGAGTGCAAGGCGCATTGATTATGGGTATACTTGTGTCTCCTATCTGTTATGCGGCAATCTATTTGAAAGGCAAGTTCGGGTATGACGATACCTTGGATGCTTTCGGAATCCACGGTGTGGGAGGGGCATTCGGTGCTATACTTACGGGAATATTCGCTTTGGAGCTTGCGGAAGGGGTAAGCCGGGGCAGCCAGATTTATGTTCAGTTTCTCAGTGTAATTGCAACGGGACTTTATTCCTTCGTCGTTTCTTACATATTGGCTCTTGCGATCGATAGAACCATAGGCTTTAGAATTGATGAGGAAAAAGAAATTTCCGGTTTGGATCAAGAAATTCACGGAGAAAAAGGATACGATATCTAA
- the amt gene encoding ammonium transporter produces the protein MIEKKLIDQLWIIIAAGLVLFMQAGFLCVESGLTRSKNSINVAIKNITDFGVATLFFWLVGFGLMFGVSYNGFFGTSNFISVFNGEGGWISSFFLFQLVFCGTAATIVSGAVAERMSFPAYLFNTAMVSLLIYPIAGHWAWGGALANTGQGWLGARGFVDFAGSTMVHSVGGWVSLAALLHIGPRIGRFPEDGPPQRMNPSNLPLAMLGGIILWFGWIGFNGGSTFALNEAVPKIIAKTFLAGATGLLAALFFGWIKLGYAEPSLPLNGSLAGLVSITAGCHAVNEWQAALIGLVGGVLVIPAADLLEKLKIDDAVGAIPVHLVGGIWGTIAVGIFGDPSILGTGLGRSSQIWAQVFGIVCIGGFAFSVAWVLLFILNRFLPLRVGFNDEKSGLNISEHRARTELVDLFMVMDHQKQTGDLTYDVPVEPFTEVGQIAERYNGVLSKVRSTLKENEKARIEIGEAYKKVQIEQERAEKLLLNVLPEPIAKQLKDNPEIIAHSFPEVSVLFADIVDFTRLAHKYKAEVIVGILNKIFSAFDELVDKYKLEKIKTIGDAYMVVGGLPDPLLGHAEAIANFAIDIRDKMSKFRLKSGETLSMRIGINTGPVVAGVIGTKKFIYDIWGDAVNLASRMESHGVPGTIQITEETANRLGKKFIIEKRGKIKVKGKGEVAAYFLKGRAD, from the coding sequence ATGATCGAAAAAAAACTGATAGATCAGTTATGGATCATTATCGCTGCCGGGCTTGTGCTTTTTATGCAAGCGGGTTTTCTCTGCGTTGAATCGGGGTTAACTAGAAGTAAAAATTCGATCAATGTCGCTATAAAAAACATAACCGACTTCGGAGTTGCGACTCTTTTTTTCTGGCTCGTTGGATTCGGTCTTATGTTCGGTGTTAGTTACAACGGTTTTTTCGGTACTTCCAATTTTATCAGTGTTTTTAACGGGGAAGGAGGATGGATATCTTCCTTCTTCTTATTCCAACTGGTTTTTTGCGGTACAGCAGCCACCATTGTTTCGGGGGCGGTTGCCGAGAGGATGAGTTTCCCAGCTTATCTTTTTAATACAGCGATGGTTTCCTTATTGATTTATCCGATCGCGGGACACTGGGCCTGGGGAGGTGCATTGGCAAACACTGGGCAAGGGTGGCTTGGTGCCAGGGGCTTTGTTGATTTTGCAGGTTCAACCATGGTTCATAGCGTAGGGGGATGGGTTTCTCTGGCGGCCTTACTTCATATCGGACCAAGGATAGGGCGTTTCCCGGAAGACGGTCCTCCTCAAAGAATGAATCCCAGTAATCTTCCCTTGGCTATGTTAGGTGGTATCATACTTTGGTTCGGTTGGATCGGATTCAACGGAGGAAGTACTTTTGCATTAAACGAAGCCGTACCTAAAATCATTGCGAAAACATTTTTGGCAGGTGCTACCGGACTTCTTGCCGCGCTTTTTTTCGGATGGATCAAATTGGGATACGCCGAACCTTCATTACCTTTAAACGGTTCTCTTGCGGGACTTGTTTCCATCACTGCAGGATGTCATGCGGTTAACGAATGGCAGGCGGCGCTCATCGGACTTGTCGGTGGAGTGCTTGTGATCCCTGCTGCCGATTTACTCGAAAAACTAAAGATAGACGATGCCGTAGGTGCGATTCCTGTGCACCTTGTGGGAGGCATTTGGGGGACGATCGCCGTAGGTATTTTCGGAGATCCCTCCATTCTGGGAACGGGGCTTGGTCGATCCTCGCAGATATGGGCGCAAGTATTCGGTATTGTTTGTATCGGCGGGTTCGCATTTTCCGTAGCTTGGGTTTTACTTTTTATATTGAATCGTTTTTTACCTTTGAGGGTGGGATTCAATGATGAAAAATCGGGTCTTAATATTTCAGAACATAGAGCGAGGACGGAACTAGTTGATCTCTTTATGGTAATGGATCATCAGAAACAAACGGGGGATCTTACCTATGATGTTCCTGTAGAGCCTTTTACGGAGGTTGGACAAATTGCAGAAAGATATAACGGAGTATTAAGCAAAGTTAGGTCCACACTAAAGGAAAATGAGAAGGCAAGAATCGAAATCGGGGAAGCTTATAAAAAAGTGCAGATAGAACAGGAGAGAGCTGAAAAACTACTTTTGAATGTTCTGCCCGAACCGATCGCCAAACAATTGAAAGACAATCCGGAGATCATTGCCCATAGTTTTCCGGAAGTTTCCGTACTATTCGCGGATATAGTTGATTTCACCCGATTGGCGCATAAATACAAAGCGGAAGTAATCGTAGGAATCTTAAACAAAATATTTTCCGCATTTGATGAGCTTGTGGACAAATACAAACTGGAAAAAATCAAAACCATCGGAGACGCTTATATGGTTGTCGGAGGACTTCCCGATCCTCTCTTGGGTCATGCTGAGGCGATCGCAAACTTTGCCATTGATATCCGGGACAAAATGTCCAAATTCCGACTTAAGAGCGGAGAAACACTTTCTATGCGTATTGGAATCAATACCGGGCCGGTAGTTGCAGGAGTGATCGGGACTAAAAAATTCATTTATGATATTTGGGGAGATGCTGTGAATCTGGCGAGCAGGATGGAGTCACACGGAGTTCCCGGAACCATTCAGATTACGGAAGAGACTGCAAATCGGTTAGGTAAAAAGTTTATCATAGAGAAGCGCGGAAAGATCAAAGTAAAAGGTAAAGGCGAAGTAGCTGCTTATTTTCTGAAAGGAAGAGCGGATTGA
- a CDS encoding NAD(P)-dependent oxidoreductase, giving the protein MQNKSKTIAMIGAGIMGSGMAARLLIHGHKVRLYARSPQKLDLLPEEIRTVVKGKDAEIFDSIRDAVKGADLVVLCLTEDDVVRNAFFESGLLDLRPNYIIDTGTTSPELTLEMFAAAKSQGITFLDSPMTGSKLAAQSGQILFMIGGDGKSIEDLNYFFEACGKNTIHCGPVASAQRAKIALNMIQAGMFQVYIEGFQLATKDGISSSVFFDILKQSAASSPLLEFKLGNVMRKDYKAHFSLKNMNKDRNHAMQRAKELKVVLPLSSALKSVYEEGMEQGFGEEDFCSLAKVNELLNGNEIRP; this is encoded by the coding sequence ATGCAAAACAAATCGAAAACAATCGCGATGATCGGGGCCGGAATTATGGGGAGCGGGATGGCTGCAAGGCTTCTCATTCACGGGCATAAGGTCCGTCTTTACGCCCGTTCACCTCAAAAATTGGATTTGCTTCCGGAAGAGATAAGAACGGTTGTTAAAGGAAAGGATGCGGAGATTTTTGATTCCATTCGGGATGCAGTGAAAGGAGCGGATCTTGTCGTTCTTTGTCTTACGGAAGACGATGTCGTAAGAAATGCTTTTTTCGAAAGCGGTCTGTTGGATCTTCGACCGAATTATATCATCGATACGGGAACTACCTCTCCCGAACTTACTTTGGAAATGTTTGCTGCTGCAAAATCCCAAGGGATTACTTTTTTAGATTCTCCGATGACGGGAAGCAAACTGGCGGCGCAAAGCGGACAGATTCTATTTATGATCGGCGGAGATGGGAAGTCGATAGAAGATTTGAATTATTTCTTTGAAGCCTGTGGAAAAAATACGATTCACTGCGGGCCTGTGGCAAGCGCACAAAGAGCGAAAATTGCATTGAACATGATCCAGGCGGGAATGTTTCAGGTTTATATAGAAGGGTTTCAATTGGCCACAAAAGACGGAATTTCCTCCTCAGTATTCTTTGATATTCTGAAACAATCGGCCGCATCTTCTCCCTTACTTGAGTTCAAATTGGGAAATGTTATGCGAAAGGACTACAAGGCACATTTCTCTTTGAAAAATATGAACAAAGATAGAAATCATGCGATGCAAAGGGCAAAAGAACTGAAAGTGGTACTTCCTCTTTCTTCCGCATTGAAATCCGTTTATGAAGAGGGAATGGAGCAGGGTTTCGGGGAAGAGGATTTTTGTTCTTTGGCGAAAGTGAATGAGTTGTTAAACGGAAATGAGATTCGTCCGTAA
- a CDS encoding adhesin OmpL37 family surface protein, whose protein sequence is MQKIFQILILFSVFLFRTENYSSKGNLQVAFGAEENQLILKSIDSSVSNFGDEEEKKLYKRCIQHYIEFQSLHTAGDYGRAYESVRTTQRLLVFLYERMLTKNIAFIRFEINHLARLAKGKERTETNAFIRLALRDLSEAEQKLIIAKNTRPYLYLLKLRDMLFSLKILKHSARFVVLLALLHNTDFPIEIENTAFESLNEDIDRAISQDKEKFLTIHWDNHFKTYAGDGIYTMTMYEPNMEELAKPLEDIDPAYVRRNILKKK, encoded by the coding sequence ATGCAAAAAATTTTTCAAATCTTGATTCTGTTTTCAGTTTTTTTATTCAGAACTGAAAATTATTCAAGCAAAGGAAATCTACAAGTTGCCTTCGGTGCGGAAGAAAACCAACTCATACTCAAATCCATCGATTCTTCCGTTTCCAACTTCGGAGACGAAGAAGAAAAGAAACTGTATAAAAGATGCATCCAGCATTATATAGAATTTCAAAGCCTACACACTGCAGGTGATTACGGAAGAGCTTACGAAAGCGTAAGAACCACTCAAAGGCTTTTGGTGTTTCTCTATGAAAGGATGTTAACTAAAAACATTGCATTTATCCGTTTCGAAATCAATCATTTGGCGAGACTTGCAAAAGGAAAAGAAAGAACGGAAACAAACGCCTTTATCAGACTTGCGCTCAGAGATTTGTCCGAGGCGGAGCAAAAACTTATCATAGCGAAAAATACGAGGCCCTATCTATATCTTTTAAAACTGAGAGATATGCTTTTCAGTTTAAAGATTCTAAAACACTCGGCAAGATTCGTTGTTTTACTTGCACTTCTACACAATACGGATTTCCCCATTGAAATAGAGAATACCGCCTTTGAATCGTTAAATGAAGATATCGACAGAGCGATATCACAAGATAAAGAAAAATTTCTAACCATCCATTGGGATAATCATTTTAAAACCTATGCCGGAGACGGAATCTATACAATGACAATGTATGAACCGAATATGGAAGAGCTGGCAAAGCCATTGGAAGACATTGATCCGGCTTATGTGAGAAGAAATATATTAAAAAAGAAATGA
- a CDS encoding P-II family nitrogen regulator, with protein MKLIIAIIQPHKLEEVKNELTKNEIYRLTVSDVQGYGQQKGKTEIFRGHEYQVNLLRKVRLEIAVNDEFVKPTIDAILKSAKTGEGKIGDGKIFVMPVEEVIRIRNGERGGKAI; from the coding sequence ATGAAACTAATTATAGCAATCATTCAGCCGCATAAATTGGAAGAAGTTAAAAATGAATTAACTAAGAACGAAATTTACAGACTTACTGTGAGTGATGTCCAAGGATACGGGCAACAAAAAGGAAAAACGGAAATTTTCAGAGGTCATGAATACCAAGTGAACCTGCTTAGAAAAGTCCGCCTGGAAATTGCAGTCAATGACGAGTTCGTTAAACCTACGATAGATGCTATTTTGAAATCGGCAAAAACAGGGGAAGGCAAAATCGGAGACGGAAAGATTTTTGTAATGCCTGTGGAAGAAGTGATTCGAATTCGAAACGGAGAGAGGGGGGGGAAAGCGATTTAA
- a CDS encoding TonB-dependent receptor plug domain-containing protein: protein MRIKNLALASLFLCIPAHFVHSQDSKVTNTSKLIHISEFVPLESTNPNQKLATQVSETLSLELREKSYIVEKSQGSGLRDRLTKAKEENVLFLIEGFYEKQNESSSLNLYAQAYDPSTGFVVDAFNLTDEIFQTKELNINSADLLEPDSQRIQKFSKKLAQLLRSNSRKKENRENIEQYVLNSKISSSNKFAITSDEKASEDATAQVFDLLANQVTTSATKIARKTSEAPNIVSVISDKEIKDYGRISLNDILYQLPGFSPSMDYDRRTVSSRGIYEGWNNNHLMLLMDGVQFNDNLYGSAYTSEITPVSLIKSLEVIRGPGSALYGSNATNGVININTYTGKDLKGEIRTRVRAGDSGTRIYDFTTGNTGQIFSYVMTYNNYSTNGNNYQSHDGSGRTNEFGYLRKFTTNDARGNDYVFLRLDGEGALKGLSIQYHRQNWNFQTGHGWLWRIPDVKENMSESRQMASVKYTSNITDKLTQEYVLRYQEHNINWNMRFAENGAYDGFYPAGMTEYLKTGAKDILSRGQWTYILPNGGSLLGGVEGTIFKYGGDKEHYSNINVNNSIDGFPPFSADNGQRKLGPWLEWIKDKPIQKGAAFAQLTSGKVFNRLVEFTLGMRYDETVIHYRGIDQPKQDTLGNPANLFINPDDPNNSSNTPYVNEALGPPFIPNEKRVFRKTNPRLGIVFFPTSNLTIKAMTGTAYREPSVTELFGANTFSLASNPRKLKPEIIRTSELAIDWLAFKYLNLRANYFLTRFENQIAYSVANNNLSTNIYTLVNDGAEMEALTSYKMISGFANFSVVRRRNEHIQDSTVAKEPNQVSWVPAQTANGGINVKWEKLTSSFSVHWQGKVRRRASDLGSIDPVSGYGPLDPSTFVKNDVSTYQPIFYGSQYPVYRSKSVSEWISVNFRIGYQLMENVNFAFFVSNLLNHYQPLIKNNLYPFDYVNEGRRFMFDLSATF from the coding sequence ATGCGAATTAAAAATCTGGCTCTAGCTTCCTTGTTTTTATGCATTCCGGCGCATTTCGTTCATTCGCAAGATTCCAAAGTCACAAATACTTCCAAGTTGATTCATATTTCCGAATTTGTTCCTTTGGAATCCACAAATCCGAATCAGAAATTGGCAACCCAGGTATCGGAAACGCTTTCTCTGGAGTTACGTGAAAAAAGTTATATCGTGGAAAAAAGCCAAGGGTCCGGTTTACGCGACCGGTTAACAAAGGCTAAAGAAGAAAATGTTTTGTTTCTCATCGAAGGTTTTTACGAGAAACAAAACGAATCTTCCAGTTTGAACCTTTATGCGCAAGCTTATGATCCGTCCACTGGTTTTGTGGTGGATGCTTTCAATCTGACGGATGAAATTTTTCAAACAAAAGAATTGAATATCAATTCGGCGGACTTGCTTGAGCCCGATTCGCAAAGGATTCAGAAGTTTTCCAAAAAACTGGCTCAACTGCTTCGTTCCAATTCCCGGAAAAAGGAAAACCGGGAAAATATAGAGCAATACGTTTTGAATTCCAAGATCAGTTCCAGTAATAAATTTGCAATCACATCGGATGAAAAAGCATCCGAAGATGCGACTGCGCAGGTGTTCGACTTGCTTGCAAATCAAGTCACCACTTCCGCAACCAAGATCGCAAGAAAAACAAGCGAAGCACCAAACATCGTTTCTGTGATTTCGGATAAGGAAATCAAGGATTACGGAAGGATTAGCCTCAACGATATATTGTACCAACTCCCCGGATTTTCTCCTTCCATGGACTATGATCGAAGGACCGTTTCCTCCAGGGGCATTTACGAAGGTTGGAATAACAACCACCTAATGCTTCTTATGGACGGGGTCCAGTTCAATGACAATTTGTACGGATCGGCTTATACATCGGAAATTACACCCGTCAGTCTGATCAAGTCTTTGGAAGTGATCCGTGGCCCGGGCTCCGCTCTGTACGGTTCCAATGCGACGAACGGAGTCATCAATATCAATACTTACACCGGTAAAGATCTGAAAGGAGAGATTCGAACACGCGTACGTGCGGGAGACAGCGGAACCAGGATTTATGATTTTACAACGGGAAATACTGGACAGATTTTTTCCTATGTAATGACGTATAACAATTATTCAACGAACGGAAATAATTATCAAAGTCATGACGGTTCCGGTAGAACGAACGAATTCGGGTATCTCAGAAAATTCACAACGAACGATGCAAGAGGAAACGATTATGTATTCCTTCGTCTGGACGGGGAAGGTGCCTTGAAAGGTCTTTCGATTCAATACCATCGCCAGAATTGGAATTTCCAAACCGGGCATGGTTGGCTTTGGAGGATTCCCGATGTAAAGGAGAACATGTCCGAGTCGAGGCAAATGGCATCCGTAAAATACACAAGCAACATCACAGACAAACTAACACAGGAATATGTGCTCCGTTACCAAGAGCATAATATCAATTGGAATATGCGGTTTGCGGAGAACGGAGCCTACGATGGTTTTTATCCTGCGGGGATGACGGAATATTTGAAAACGGGGGCAAAGGATATTTTATCCAGAGGGCAGTGGACTTATATTCTTCCCAATGGAGGAAGTTTGCTCGGTGGGGTGGAAGGAACCATTTTCAAATACGGAGGAGATAAAGAACATTATAGCAATATCAATGTAAATAATTCCATAGACGGATTTCCTCCTTTCAGTGCGGACAACGGACAAAGGAAACTGGGGCCTTGGTTGGAATGGATCAAAGACAAACCGATTCAAAAAGGAGCCGCCTTCGCTCAGTTAACTTCCGGAAAAGTATTCAATCGTTTGGTCGAATTCACATTGGGGATGAGGTATGATGAGACCGTTATCCATTACAGAGGAATCGATCAGCCGAAACAGGATACTCTTGGAAACCCTGCGAATCTTTTCATAAACCCGGATGATCCGAATAATTCTTCCAATACACCTTACGTCAATGAGGCGCTCGGACCTCCCTTTATTCCGAATGAAAAAAGAGTATTTCGCAAAACAAATCCTAGGTTAGGAATCGTTTTTTTTCCGACTTCCAATCTGACTATCAAAGCGATGACGGGAACCGCTTACAGAGAACCTTCCGTAACGGAACTTTTCGGAGCCAATACATTCTCGCTTGCATCCAACCCTAGAAAGTTAAAGCCGGAAATCATACGTACTTCCGAACTTGCTATCGATTGGCTTGCGTTCAAGTATTTGAATTTAAGAGCCAATTACTTTTTGACTCGTTTTGAAAATCAGATCGCCTACAGTGTTGCCAATAACAATTTAAGCACAAATATTTATACCTTGGTCAATGATGGTGCGGAAATGGAGGCATTGACTTCTTATAAAATGATTTCGGGCTTCGCTAATTTTTCGGTCGTTAGGCGAAGAAACGAACATATCCAGGATAGCACTGTGGCAAAGGAACCGAATCAGGTGAGTTGGGTTCCCGCACAAACTGCAAACGGAGGAATCAATGTTAAATGGGAGAAATTGACGTCCTCTTTTTCAGTGCATTGGCAGGGCAAAGTGAGAAGAAGGGCAAGTGATTTGGGTTCTATTGATCCCGTATCCGGTTACGGTCCTCTGGATCCGAGCACATTTGTGAAAAACGATGTCAGTACTTATCAACCTATTTTTTACGGATCGCAGTATCCCGTTTACCGTTCCAAATCCGTATCGGAATGGATCAGTGTCAATTTCAGAATCGGATATCAATTGATGGAAAATGTGAACTTCGCCTTTTTCGTATCGAATCTTTTGAATCACTATCAACCTTTGATCAAGAATAATCTTTATCCGTTCGACTATGTAAATGAAGGAAGAAGATTTATGTTTGATCTCAGCGCTACTTTCTAA
- a CDS encoding GFA family protein — MTNSKLSILMIKIQYKNNGQVKRRSKFMDSNYSGSCLCGKIRYEFGKFKTNPNHCHCSMCRKFHGAAYGTYGMVGLKDFVWTEGEEFLKKYQSSSDVERGFCSVCGSSLYYRRTTQEKYIDIAIGTLDQDLKTENLPTQHIFVQNKPNWYQIDDKLEKYSGFPERKT, encoded by the coding sequence ATGACAAATTCAAAACTCAGTATCCTAATGATCAAAATTCAATACAAAAACAACGGACAAGTAAAAAGGCGATCAAAATTTATGGACTCAAACTACAGCGGATCCTGTTTATGCGGAAAAATCAGATATGAATTCGGCAAATTCAAAACAAATCCCAACCATTGCCATTGTTCCATGTGCCGTAAATTTCACGGGGCCGCTTACGGAACTTACGGTATGGTGGGGCTGAAAGATTTCGTATGGACAGAAGGGGAAGAGTTTTTGAAAAAATACCAATCTTCCTCCGATGTAGAAAGAGGATTTTGCAGTGTTTGCGGATCAAGTTTGTATTATAGAAGAACTACCCAGGAAAAATACATCGATATCGCGATCGGAACTTTGGACCAGGATCTGAAAACGGAAAATCTACCTACACAACATATCTTCGTTCAAAACAAACCCAACTGGTATCAGATAGACGATAAACTGGAAAAATACTCGGGCTTCCCGGAACGTAAGACCTAG
- a CDS encoding alpha/beta fold hydrolase, with product MKRFLKILLYSVLVLIVVLPFVNDKERIQLDDAYRKQTGSTFLETPDGFVHYQLGGNPDGEVVVFIHGFSMPLFIFEPLAKLLEKEGYRTLRIDLFGRGLSDRPDTTYDPDLFKRQILNTLDGLKIQSPVNLVGTSMGGIVVTRFALDEPKRVKRLVLIAPAGFPMDLPLIGKITRLPWVGEYLMKTLGDRTLLKGTKTSFYNMGKFPDFDRQFSEQMEIKGFKRAILSSLRNMKLESFLDEYKLLGGLKLPKLLIWGREDKVVPFSNSGLALEVLPDTVFFPLDALGHIPHYEAPEVVAKGLLAFLKKN from the coding sequence ATGAAACGATTTCTTAAAATACTGCTTTATTCGGTCCTCGTTTTAATCGTTGTTTTGCCGTTTGTCAATGATAAGGAACGGATTCAGTTGGATGACGCTTATCGTAAACAAACGGGGTCTACTTTCTTGGAAACGCCTGACGGATTCGTGCACTACCAATTAGGTGGAAATCCGGACGGAGAAGTCGTAGTGTTTATTCATGGATTTTCCATGCCTCTTTTCATTTTTGAACCTTTGGCAAAACTTTTGGAAAAGGAAGGATACCGTACTCTTCGAATCGATTTGTTCGGAAGAGGTTTATCGGACAGGCCGGACACAACGTACGATCCCGATTTATTCAAACGCCAAATTTTAAATACTCTGGACGGTTTAAAAATCCAATCCCCGGTCAATCTCGTCGGAACTTCCATGGGAGGGATTGTTGTTACTCGATTCGCTTTGGATGAACCGAAGAGAGTGAAACGATTGGTGTTGATTGCACCTGCCGGTTTTCCAATGGATTTGCCTTTGATAGGAAAGATCACTCGTCTGCCCTGGGTAGGAGAGTATCTGATGAAAACTTTGGGAGACAGAACTTTACTCAAAGGAACTAAGACTAGCTTTTACAATATGGGGAAATTTCCCGACTTTGACCGGCAATTCTCCGAACAAATGGAGATCAAAGGTTTTAAGAGAGCGATTCTTTCCAGTTTGAGAAATATGAAATTGGAATCCTTTCTTGACGAATATAAATTGTTAGGTGGCTTGAAGTTGCCGAAGTTATTGATTTGGGGAAGAGAAGACAAAGTGGTTCCTTTTTCCAATAGCGGACTAGCCTTGGAAGTTTTGCCCGATACAGTATTTTTCCCTCTGGATGCGTTGGGACATATTCCTCATTACGAAGCGCCTGAAGTAGTCGCAAAGGGGCTTTTGGCATTTTTGAAAAAGAACTAA